The genomic window TGCTCGCCGTGGACCACCGCTCGCTCACCGAGGAGCCCGCGCGGCTCGTGTTTCAGATTCTCCAGCGCTCCGGGCGGGGCCGGGCCGCGCGCCAGGTGGCCCGGACCTCGCTGCACCAGGAAGTGCGGGGCCCCTTGAGCCCCGCGTCCCGTCCCATCTGGGAGGCCACCTGGCCGCTCGCGTACCGCTCCATCATCGAGCGTCAGGCGAAGGCGGCCCGCGTGGACCCGGACCTGCTCCAGGGGCTCATCCGCGAGGAGAGCCGGTTCAACCCCCGGGCCCGTTCCTCCACGGGCGCGCTGGGGCTCGCGCAGCTCATGCCCGCCACGGCGCGCGAGGTGGCCGCCTCGCTCCAGGTTCCGTGGGTGTCCGAGCAAGTGCTGTTGCAGCCGGCCGACAACGTCCGGCTGGGCTCCGCCTACCTGGGCCAGCTGCTCAAGCGCTTCGGCGGCAACCCGGCGTTCGCGGTGGCCGCCTACAACGCGGGCCCCATGGCGGTGGAGCGCTGGCAGCGGGCCCTGCCGCAGGCGGAGCTCGACGAGTGGGTGGAGCACATCGCCTTCGAGGAGACGCGCGAGTACGTGAAGCGCGTGCTGGGCAGCTACAGCGCTTACAAGCTGCTCTACACCTCCGAGCCCCCGCTGCTGCGCATCTCCTCTCCGCAGATGACCGGAATGTAAATGTAGAGGTGGCGGAGGAACTGTTCAGTCGGTGAATCACTCCGCCGCCCCGCGTGGCAATCCGCGCGGGAATCGGTCGAAGTGCTTCACCGGGAGGGGGGAGAAGTCCATGTTCGTACGCGTCCAGGCTCGTGCGGCAGCCTTGTCTGCCGTGCAGCGAATCGAGCAGACGCGGGCCCGTGCTCAGCTCATGTCCGTGGTCGAGCGCCTCAGCCGGGGACCCGTGGATTGGAATGACGTGGACGCCGCCTTCGAGCGCCTCTCCGAGAGCTACGGGCGCGGCGGCCCTGCTTCGCTCCAGGACGCGATGCGGACGGTCGCCGCGCTCGCGGCCCTGCGCAATGGTCTGGGCGCGCCCCTGGACGCCTGGAGCGCGACGCGGCGGAAGTTCGAGACAGGCTTGCGGCAGGCGAGCGCCTTCTTCAATGAGCGCGAGAAGGAGCGCCTCGGTGCCGTGGCCGCGGGGCTGGCCCACGCGCGCACGGCGAGCACGGAGCCCGTCCGGGCACGCACGAGCGGGGAGGTGCTTCCCGAGAGCCTCAAGGCCCTGGTGGTGCTGTTCGGCGGCGTGGCGAAGCCGCAAGACGGAGATGCGCCCCGGGTGGCGGCGGCCCGGCGGTCCCTGGGCGCGCTCAAGATTGCCTTGGCCTTCATGACGGAGGAGGGGGCCGGGGGCGCCACGTGGGTGGCCTCCGAGTACAGGAGGGCGGCCACGAACCTCGTGAAGGCGGCCTCGGGCGGTGGGGCGTCCGCCGAGTTCCACTTCGTGGTGGATGGCATGGCGAGGCTGGAGCGCGTGGCGGCCCTCTTCGGGTTTCCGTCCCAGGAGATCCGGTTGATGGACAGCCTCTCCCGGGCCGTCACCGGCAAGGATCTGCATGGCAAGAAGGTGAGCGTCCGGGACTGGGCCCTGGCGCTGGCGGGCCTTCCGGAGCGGATCCAGGGTGTCACCGGGGGCGCGGTGCTCGCCGCCCGGTTCTGGCCCGAGGTGTCCCAGGCCTTCGAGGGCTTTTCCAGCCGGGTGCCTTCCTCGCTGCGGCCCGTGGTGCGGGAGGCTTTCCTGCAGGTGAGGACCCTGGCGGAGAACGCTTACTGGCCCGCGCGGCGGAGCCCGGGGGGAGCGCTCATCTCCCAGCACCTGGGAGGCACTCCGCAGGAGATGAAGGAGTCGCTTCAGCAGCTCCCGCTCGGCGAGGGCAATGCCCGCCAGGTGCTCGAGGGGCTGCTGTCCCGGTTCTTCGACAAGGGCGGCATCCCGTCCATGCCGGCGCTGGATGCGCAGAAGAACTGGGAGAAGTTCCTCTCGCTCAAGCTCACGGAAGGGGACTGGCAGATCCTGGAGTCGCTCCACCGGTCTCCGGACAACCAGGACCTGAACTTCATGGCCCAGAGCCTGGCCCTCAAGGTGCGCTCGTTCGCCGTCCTGTTCATCGACCTGGAGCGGTGTGCCGTGAGGGACCGGTAGCGGCGGGCCCGGCCTTCAAGCGCGGAAGATTTCGGTCCGCCCGGCCGAGTGGAAGAGGATGCACTCCACCTCAGGTGCCTCGGAGAGCTGCCGCAGGCAGAAGGCGCGGGCCTCCTCGGCGGAATCGAAGACGTGGTAGGGGGGAGGGCCCGTGGAGAGAAACCGCTCTCCGTTCTGGGCCAGCACGATGCCGGTGGCCACTTCGGCACGGACGACCCAGACCTGTCCTGGGCGAAGGTTCGCGGGCTCCTTCACGTGTGCACCTGCTCCTGCCAGCGGGGAAGGAAGTCCTGGGAAGAGGGCGCCGGTGGATGCTCCGGCGCCCCCTGCCAGGATTACTGCACCTGGGCGGCCGCGCAGGCGTCCTTGTAGGCGCCCTCGCAGATCTGCTCGGCCTTCCAGAAGCCGTCGGCCACCACCGTGCTCTTCACGTTGTCCTTCGTGACGGTGCCCGCCGTCAGGAGGATGGAGGGCACGTCCTTCTGGCCGTTGTTCACCTTGCCGTTGACCTTGTCCGCGGCGGGCTGGCCGCCCTTGGCGAGCGCCACCGCCACCTCGGCGGCCGCCTCGGCCTCCAGCTTCATGGCCTTGTAGATGGTCATGTACTGCTCACCAGCGACCACGCGCTGGATGGCGGCCAGCTCCGAGTCCTGGCCCGTGACGGGAGGCAGCGGGTTGAAGCCCGCGGCCTTCATCGCCGCGATGGCACCGCCCGCCATGCCATCGTTGGCCGCGTACACGCCGACGATCTTGTCCTTGCCCAGCTTGGTGATGGCCTGCTCCATCTGCTGCTGGGCCTTGTCCGGGCTCCAGTCCGGCGTGTCGTACTCGGCGCCAATCACCAGGCCGCTGCCGTCGATGACGCTGTGCGCGCCATTCTTGTAGAGCTTGGCGTTGTTGTCCGTGGGCGAGCCGTTGATCACCACGATGGTGCCCTTGTCCTTGCCATCCGCCTTGAGCTTGTCCACCAGCGCCTGGCCCTGGAGCTGGCCGATCTTCTCGTTGTCGAACGAGATGTAGTAGTCCACGTCCGCGTTGAGGATCAGCCGGTCATAGCTGATGACCGGGATCTTCGACTGACGGGCGCGCGCCACCACGGAGCCCACCGAGAGCGAGTCCACGGGATCCAGCACCAGCACGTTGGCGCCGTTGGTCAGCGCCGCCTCGGCCTGGTTCTGCTGCTTGGCCGCGTCCTGGTCCGCGTTGCTGTAGATGATCCGGCATTCGGCGCAGAGCTCCTTCACCTTGCGCTCGAAGTACGGCCGGTCGAAGGACTCGTACCGCATCGTCTTCGACTCGGGCAGGAGCAGCGCGATGGTGGGGGCTGCACCGGCTGGCTTGGCGGCGGTGTCCCCCGCGGTCCCCTCGGGCTTCTTGTCGCTCTTGCACCCCGTGCCCGCGAGCATCAGGGCGGCCAGCACAGCCGAGGAGCGCAGCTGAAAGACAGTGGATCGGCGGTTCATGTATTCCTCACTTCCCGAGCAGCTCGATCTCCGCCAGCTGGGTGATCGAGTCACCGTGGGTCTCGTTGATCTGCAACCGGTAGTGACTGTAGGGCGTGTTGTGGGACAGCGCGAATCCTCGGGTCTGGTACCGCCACGGGAAGTCCTGGCCTGTCCGCGTATCCAGGGTGACCCAGGTGGCGCCGTCGTTCGAGGCCTGGAGCGTCCAGGCCTTTGGATCCCGGCCGGGGAAGTCATTGGCGGACGTCAGGGTGTACATCTTCACCGTCTTCGCCCCGCCCGTGAGCTGGTAGCGGATCCACGGGGTGGACTGGAAGGCGAGCCACTTCGTCTGCGAGTTGTCGTCGAAGCCCTGCGCGGCGCCCTCGCCGCTCGCCGCGTTGTCCGCGCTGGCGGTCACCGTGCCGCCCTTGGCGACGTCGGCGAGCGGCTGCGGCACGGAGCTGCCCGTGGTGATGGACGGGGGCAGATCGCCGCTGGCCGAGCCCCAGTTCGTCGCGGAGGCGCCCATCGTGAAGTTCAGGGTGGCGCCGCCCGCAAGCGCGCTGTGCGGCAGGTAGTTGCGGGTGTACGGCTGCCCGTTCAGGGTGACGCTCTGGATGTAGCGGTTGGTGTCGCTGACGCCCGGGGCGTTGATGACGAGGTCCGCGCCGTTCTCCAGGTGCACGGTCATCTTGGTGAAGAAGGGGGCGCCCACCGCGTACTCGGGCCGGCCCATGCTGACCGGGTAGAAGCCCATGGCGCTGAAGAGGTACCACGCGGACATCTCGCCGTTGTCCTCGTCCCCCAGGTAGCCGTACCCGTTGGTGAGCCCGGACTGGTACTGGGTGTTGAGGATGTTCCGCACGCGCTCCTGGGTCCGCCATGGTGTGCCCGCGTAGTTGTACATGTACGGCGTGTGGTGCACGGGCTGGTTGGAGTGGGCGTACTGCCCCATGTTCACGTCGTAGCCCTCCTTCATCTCGTGGATGACGCCGCCGTAGCAGCCCACGTCGTAGTCGCGCGGCGCCTCGAACAGCGCATCGAGCTTGTTGGCCAGGCCGCTGCGGCCCGAGTAGAGGTTGGCGAGCCCCTGCCCATCCTGCGGGGCGAGCACGGCGTAGTGCCAGGCGTTGCCCTCGGTGTACTCGCATCCCCAGCGGTTGGCCTTGAAGTCCGCGTCCGAGGTCCGCCACGAGCCGTTCGCGTTCTTGCCCCGGAAGAAGCCGACCGAGGGCGAGAAGAGGTGGACGTAGTTGAGCGAGCGGTTCAGGTAGTACTGCGCGTCCTCGGTCTTGCCCAGCGCCTGGGCGAGCTGCGCGATGCCGAAGTCATTGAGGTAGCCCTCCAGGGACCAGGAGGTGGACTCGCCCACGACGTCCTGCGGCGTGTAGCCCAGGAAGATGGAGCGGTGCATGCCCTTGCGGCCCCGGGCCGGATCGCTGCTGTAGGTCGCCGCGTTGCGCACCATCGAGTCGTAGGCGGCCGGGACGTCGAAGTTGCGCACGCCCTTGAGGTAGGAGTCGGCGAAGATGACGTCCGAGTTGGTGCCCACCATGATGTTGGCGTAGCCGGGCGCCGACCAGCGGGTGACCCAGCCGCCGTCCTTGTAGCCGTTGACGAACCCGTCGAGCATCTCGCCCGTCTTGGTGGGCACGAGCAGCGTGTACAGCGGCCAGGTGGTCCGGTACGTGTCCCAGAAGCCATTGTTGACGTAGATCTTGCCCGTCTTCACCGGGTGGCCGCTCGCGTAGGGGCTCGCGTAGGTGGGCGTGCCGTTCACGTTCTCCCAGGCGGAGTTCGGGTAGAGGAAGGCCCGGTACAGGTTGGAGTAGAGGATGGTCTTCTGATCCTCCGAGGCGCCCTCCACCTCGATCTTGCCCAGCACGGCGTTCCAGGCGTTCTGGGCCTCCTGCTTCACGGTGTCGAAGCTCTTGGAGCCGATCTCCTGCGCGAGGTTGGACTGGGCCTGCGCCACGCTGAGGAAGGAGGTGGCGAGCGACATCGTCACTTTCTCGCCCGCCACGGTGTTGAAGCGCACCCACGAGGTGACGGCGCGCTGGCCCGTGACGTTCGCTGAGTCGGCGATCGCCTTGCTGAACTTGGCGTAGAAGTACATGCGCGGCGCGGGGCCCCAGCCGGTCGCATGGTCCGTGTAGCCAGAGATGCTGCCGTTGGTCCGGTCGATGGAGAGCGAGCCCCCCACGCCGTTCACGGTGTCGAACAGCAGGTAGGAGGCGGAGCTTGGGAAGGTGAAGCGCCAGGAGGCCGCGTGGTCCGTGGGGGCGATCTCGGTCTGGATGCCGTTGTTGAACTTCACGCTGTAGGCGTGGGCCCGGGCCACCTCGTTGGCGTGGCTGTAGGCCGCGGCCCGCGCCGCGCGATCCACCGTCACCGCGCCCGTCTGGGGCATGACCTGGAAGGTCTGCCGGTCGCCCATCCACGGGCTCGGCATGTGGCTGATGGTGAAGGCCTGGATGGAGCCGCGGGTGTAGTCGTAGATCCAGCTCGTCGAGTTCGCGTCCGTCATCGGCGTCCAGAAGTTGAAGCCGAAGGGCACCGCCGTGGCCGGGAACGTGTTGCCCCGGGAGTAACCGCCCCCCGAGTTGCTGCCGCGCAGCGCGTTCACGTAGTCCGACGGGAGCGCCAGGGCCTGCTGCGCCCAGAGGGGCCCGAGCAGCATCAGCCCGAGGGCCTTCCAAGTGTGCCGTTGAATCACCACTGCACCGCCTTTCGTGAGGAGAACTCGACCGAAAGGCGCGGAATACCACGGATTCTATGAAAATCAATCCAGGCCGGTTTTCCCGATCGACCAGTACGCCTTCGTCTGGAGGGGTGGGGTGAGGCCGTCGGCGCGCAACTTCGCCCGGAGCGCCTGGATGGACTGGGCCTTGCCCGTCATGACGAGGCGGGCCTCCTTGCGTGCCTGGAGCACCCCCTTGAGCCGCTCGTGGACTTCCGCGAGGTGCGCATCGCCCGCCGAGCGCTCCACGTCCGAGCCCTCGAAGCCGAATGTGCTCAGGGCCTCGGCGGCCTCCGCGCGCCGGGTGACTTCGAAGACGCACGTCAAATCCTTCTGGGCCTGGGCCTGCTTCAGCGCATGGGCCACGCCGATCGACGTCTCGTCCCCGAAGAGGAGGATGGGCGCGGCGGGCTCCTGGAGCGACAGGGAGCGCCGGGGACCGAAGAACTGAACCCGGGTGCCTTCCCGCAGCGCCCGGCCCCACGCGGCGCCCGGGGCGTCGCCGTGCAGGTAGATGAGGAAGGCCGTGGTGCCCTTCTGCGCATCCCACGCCAGAGGGGTGTAGGTCCGCATGCCGGTCTCGGGCAGGAAGACCTGCACCTTGTCGCCGGCCTCCCAGGAGAGGCCCCGAAGCGCGGGGCCTTCGAAGTCGATCTGGCGAAAGCGCGGGGACAGCTCGCGGATGCCCACCACCGAGGCGTCATGGAACATGAACCGTCCCAGGGCGCTCCCAATCAATGCCTTCACGGATGCCATCGCGCGTCTCCTTCTGGAAGAGGAGGGGAGGATGCCTCCGGCGCCCCCTGGACTTCAGTGAAGTATTCTTAAGTGCACGGTGGGGAATTTCGTGGAAAGAAGGAAGGTTCCCCGCCCCGCCGCGGGGTAAGTTCCCGCCCGGCATCCGATGCGGAAATGGCTCTTCATAGGGGCGTCGTCCGTCCTGGCAGTCGTGTGTGTGGCCTTGCTCTGGCCCAGCGCCGGCCCCCCGCCCCCGCCGGCCGTTTCGGCCCCCTCCGCGCCCCGGACGCTTCCCCAGTTTCAGTCCGTGGAGGTCTCCTCCGGTGAGTCCGAGGGGCTGACGCTGACCGGCCGGGTGCTGGAGCCCTCGGGCCGCCCCGTCGCTGGTGCCGAGGTGTTCCTCGCGGCCAGTGCCCAGAAGACCCTCACCTCCGTGCGCTGCGATGAGTGTGGCCAGGCGCTCCTGGCCTGCCCGGCCCACGAGAGCAGCGTCCACGCCCTGGCCTTCTTTGAGCAGCAACAAGGCTTCCTCACGCCCCGGGCCAGCGTGCGCACGGATGCGGACGGGAAGTTCCGCTTCGAGCGGCTGGCGGGGGTGTCGTTCTCGGTGTGGGCGAAGGCGCCGGGGTTTGGCGCGGCCATGCGCGAGCGGGCCGCCCCGGGCGAGGCCGTGGAGCTGTACCTGCCCACGCTGCGCACCATCCAGGGGCAGGTGGTGGATGACGCGGGCCGGCCGGTGCCGGGGGCGCGCGTCCACGCCGTGTCCCGCCGCACCGCGCTGCCTTACGAGGCGAAGGCGGCGGGGCAGGGGATGTTCACGCTGGATGGGCTGGGCGAAGGGCCCTTCTATGTGCTGGCCAGCGCGCCGGGGTTCCTGCCCGCGGTGGCGCAGCAGGTCGAGGCCGGGCCGCAGACGGTGCGCCTGCGGCTGACGCCCGCCCGGACGCTGGAAGTGCGGGTGACGAAGGATGGGGCGCCCGCGGCGGCCAAGGTCCGGCTGAAGGGAGACCACCTCGCGCGGGAGGCTCGCGCGGAAGGGGCTCCCGCCCGGTTCACGGGCCTGTTTCCGGATGAAGTCGTGGTCACCGCCGAGGCGGGCAGCCTGGGCTCCGCGCCGCGCATCATCACGCTGGGCGAGCTGGTGACGCAGGTGACGCTGGAGCTGGAGGAGGCGGGCCGGTTGCTCGTCACCGTGGTGGATGAGGCCGGTGAGCCCGTGCCTCAGCCCGAGGTGACGTTGCGCACCAACAAGGGCGAGGTGATCCGCCAGGAGAAGGCGCAGACGGGCGCGCTCGTGGAGCTGGGCCCGCTGGGCGTCGGGGATTACACGCTGGTGGGCCACGCGGAGGGCTTCCGCGACGTGGAGCTGCCCGCGCGGGTGAAGGCCGGGGAGACGTCCCTGGAGCTGGAGATGACGCGGGCCACGCTGATCTCCGGCCAGGTGATGGACGAGTACGGCCGGCCCGCGCCCGGGGTGTCGGTGCTGGTGCAGCCCACCGGGGACGCGGTGCTGGCGGATGCGGACGGCCACTTCTCCGCCCCGGTGCCGACGCCCGGGTTGTACGAGCTGCACGCGCACCACTCGGAGTGGGGCGGGGGGCGGCTGAAGGTGACGGCGCCCGCGTCCAACGTGCGGCTGGAGCTGGAGCCCGCCGCCGCCATGGAGATCACGGTGAGCGCCGAGGGCCGGCGCGTGGAGGGCGCGGATGTCGTCCTCTGGATCGAATCCCAGGGCATCTTCCGCAGTGACCGGCCCTCCGGCCCGGATGGCGTGGTGCCCATGCGGGGGCTCCCGGGGGGCTCCTACTGGATGGTGGCCTCTCATCCGGACTACCAGCCCTCGGAGCGGCAGCAGGTGAAGGTGGAGGATGGGCAGACGCTGAAGCTCACCGCGGAGCTGCGCCCGGGGGCCATGCTCTCGGGGGACGTGGTGGATGATCAGGGCACGCCGGTGTCCGGCGCCACGCTCGTGGTGGTGCCGCGCGGCTCGGAGCCGGTGGCCAGCGATGCGCGGGGGCATTTCGAGATCCGCGCCCTGAAGCCGGACCGCACCTACCGGGTGGAGGCCCGCCACCCGGGGTATGACCAGGAGACGCCCGTTGATGGCCGCCCCGGCGGGGACGCGGTGAAGGTGGTGCTCAAGCGCCGCCCGCTCTTCCGGGGCCGCGTGCTGAGCGAGGATGGCTCCCCGCTGAAGCGCTTCCGGCTGGACGAGCACGAGGTGTCCAGCCCCGATGGCCGCTTCGAGCTGGCGCTGCCCACGGCGGGCGATCGCCTCATCGTCTCGGTGGAGGCCGCGGGCCACGAGCCCCGGATGGTGGACCGGCCGGTGACGCCCGACCTGGGAGACCTGGTGCTCCAGAAGGCGCCGACCCTGTCGGGCCTGGTGCGTGACGAGGGCGGTGCGCCCACCCCGGATGCGGTGGTGACGTGTGACGTGTGCGACGAGTCCGTGCTCTCCGGCCCGGATGGACGCTTCACCCTGGCGAGCCCTCCGTACGTGGCGCAGTACTCGGTGTCCGCGCGCAAGGGCCGGTTGACGGCCACGCGCACCGTGCCCCGGCAGAGCCCGGAGCAGGTGGAGCTGACGCTGCGGCCCGCCACGCGCGTGTCGGGCACCGTCTTCCTGCCGAATGGCCAGGTGGCGGCGGGCTTCCAGCTGGAGGGCGTCAACGCGGACCGCGGCGAGCCCGTCACCATCGTGACCGGGCCCGATGGGCGCTACAGCGTGGAGCTGTCCCCGGGAAGCTACCGGTTCATGCTGGGCTCCCAGCGGGAGTTCGCCGGCGAGCCCGCGCTGCTGGTGCGCATTGGCGGCGCGGAGCAGCGGCTGGACATCGGGCCCGCGCCGGGCTCGGCGCCGCTCACCGTCCTGCTCCAGCCGGACCGGGGCAAGGCGCTCTGGGTGGTGGCCGGGGAGGTGGGGTCCGTGGGCAGCCCTCCCACGGAGCTGCTGCGGGCCGCCTACGGGCAGATGATCTACCAGCCGAGGACGGAGCGGATCACCCTGTATGGGCTGCCTCCTGGCAGCTACACGCTGGTGTGGGCCAACTTCCACTCGGAGACACCCGAGGGGCCCGTCATCCGCACGGTGCGCATTCCCAGCCCGGCGGAGGTGTCCCTGGTCCGCTGAGCCCTGCGGCGCGGTTGCGAGCCTGCCCGTCGGCGCGTAAGGAAGTCCCATGGACGTCTCGTCATTGCAGGGCCGCCGGGTAGTCGTGGGGGTAGGGGGTGGCATCGCGGCCTACAAGGCGTGCGAGCTGGTACGGGAACTGGGACGGGCGGGCGCGCAGGTGCGGGTGGCCATGACAGCCGCGGCGCAGCAGTTCGTCACGCCGCTGACCTTCCAGGCACTCAGCGGGCATCCGGTGCTCACGGATTACTTCGATCCCTCCCAGGAGGGGAACTTCGGGCACCTGGATCTGGCGCGCTGGGCGGAGCTGTTCCTGGTGGTGCCCGCGACGGCGGACCTGCTGGCGAAGCTCCGCATGGGCATGGCCGGGGACGCGGTGACGACGTCCTTGCTGGCGTTCCGGGGGCCCGTGGTGGTGGCCCCCGCGATGAACGTGGCGATGTGGGACAACCGGCGGACGCAGGAGAACCTGGCGGAATTGCTCTCGGATCCGCGCTTCACGAGCGTCGGGCCGGGGGCGGGGCTGCTGGCCTGTGGGGACGTGGGCGAGGGGCGGCTGGCGCCGGTGCCGGACATCGTCCTGGCGGCGGCGGCGCGGTTCGGCAAAGGGCCCCTGGCGGGCCAGAAGGTGCTGCTGACGGCGGGGCCCACGCGCGAGTTCCTGGATCCGGTGCGGTTCATCTCCAACCCCTCGACGGGGAAGATGGGGCTGGCGCTCGCGGAGGCCGCGCGGACGATGGGGGCCCAGGTGACGGTGGTGCTCGGCCCGGTGGGGGCGGTGGACCGGACCGGGCTGGAGGTGGTGGACGTGGTGAGCGCCGAGGAGATGGCGCGCGAGGTGCTCGCCCGGGTGCGGGAGGCCGACTGGTTCATTGCCTCCGCGGCGGTGAGCGACTGGCGGCCGGAGACGCGGGCGCCCCAGAAGGTGAAGAAGGGGGAGAAGCCCGAGGTGCTGACGTTGGTGCGCACGCCGGACGTGCTCGCGGAGGCCTCGCGGCTGGTGGCCGGCGGCCCCCGGCGGCCCGTGCTGGTGGGGTTCGCGGCGGAGACGGAGCGGGTGCTGGAACACGCCCGCGAAAAGTTGGAGCGGAAGGGGTTGGATGCCATCGTCGCCAACGATGTGACGGTGGCGGGGGCGGGCTTCGGGACGGAGACCAACCAGGTGTCGGTGCTGACGCGCGCGGGGACCCGGCAAGACCTGTCGGGCACCAAGCGGGACGTCGCCCGGAGCATCCTGGAGTTGCTCCTGTCCCTTGCTCCCGCTCCAGCCAGGCATGTGCCTCCGGGGCGCTGAAGAGATGCATGAGGTTGGCAAGAAGGAAGCCTACCCATAGGATGGGATCGTGAACGAATCGCCTGAATCCCCGGAAACACTGGGTGAAGTCGTGGAGGAGTTGCGCCGCCACCTGCTCTGGCAGGAGGAGTCGGGCGGCCGTGCCCTGCTCGTGGACGCGGCGAAGCTGGCCGCCGAGCGCTCGGCCTCGCTGCGCTCCATGATGCCGCCCCGGGGGGCCGCGCCCGCGAAGGCGCCACCTCCCGAGCCAGCTCCGGCACCTCCGCCCGCCCCCAGGGCCGAGGTGCCCCGCGCTGCGGCCCCGGAGCGTCCGGCGGCCCCCGCCGCGCCTCCGGCCCGTGCGCCCCTGGCTGCCTCCGGCAATGGCCTGCTCCTCGACGTGCCCCAGAAGGCCCCTCCCTATCCGGGGGTGCTGCCGGGGGTGGTGGACGGTGAGCGCCCGACCCTGGACGAGATCCGCCGCGCGCTGGGCGACTGCCAGCGCTGCAAGCTGTGCACGGGGCGCAAGAACATCGTCTTCGGGGTGGGCAACCCGCGCGCGGACCTCGTCTTCGTGGGGGAGGGACCTGGGGAAAACGAGGATCTCAAGGGGATACCCTTCGTCGGCGCGGCGGGGGATCTGCTGACGAAGATGATCCAGGCCATGGGCTTCAGCCGGGACGAGGTCTACATCTGCAACGTGGTGAAGTGCCGGCCCCCGGGCAACCGCAACCCCGAGCCGGACGAGATCGCCGCCTGCGAGCCGTTCCTGCGCTCGCAGCTCCTGGCGATCCAGCCCAAGGTCATCGTGGCGCTGGGGAAGTTCGCCGCCCAGACGCTGCTCCGGGACTCCACGCCCATCACCCGCCTGCGAGGCCAGTGGCGCGAGTACCAGGGCGTGCAGCTGATGCCCACCTTCCACCCGGCCTACCTGTTGCGCAGCCCCGCCGAGAAGCGCAAGGCGTGGGAG from Stigmatella erecta includes these protein-coding regions:
- a CDS encoding uracil-DNA glycosylase, yielding MVNESPESPETLGEVVEELRRHLLWQEESGGRALLVDAAKLAAERSASLRSMMPPRGAAPAKAPPPEPAPAPPPAPRAEVPRAAAPERPAAPAAPPARAPLAASGNGLLLDVPQKAPPYPGVLPGVVDGERPTLDEIRRALGDCQRCKLCTGRKNIVFGVGNPRADLVFVGEGPGENEDLKGIPFVGAAGDLLTKMIQAMGFSRDEVYICNVVKCRPPGNRNPEPDEIAACEPFLRSQLLAIQPKVIVALGKFAAQTLLRDSTPITRLRGQWREYQGVQLMPTFHPAYLLRSPAEKRKAWEDLQQVMKIFGKQGGART